Proteins from one Coregonus clupeaformis isolate EN_2021a chromosome 25, ASM2061545v1, whole genome shotgun sequence genomic window:
- the fam167b gene encoding protein FAM167A, producing the protein MDFKELGGEDNSDGDTEGEAEDLNNVKALTEKLKLQTRRPSYNEWQERLQSRPWKENPSGSEIGQETAEKYVYLPEIMRDENSDLTIRNICGFDTIDDALEFLRKELREMRFQDNCLARQLIRLRVEIHRLKVEQVCHCHKEMLDNATYELEECGEESDLLCDIPMKAAFALSTPLKHLGLTKMNINFRRFSLC; encoded by the exons atggattttaaagagctgggAGGTGAGGACAACTCCGACGGAGATACTGAGGGAGAAGCTGAGGATTTAAACAATGTGAAAGCACTTACCGAAAAACTAAAGTTACAAACCCGCAGACCATCCTACAATGAATGGCAGGAGCGCTTGCAGAGCCGACCGTGGAAGGAAAACCCAAGTGGTTCAGAAATTGGCCAAGAGACTGCAGAGAAATATGTGTACTTGCCTGAAATTATGCGGGATGAGAACTCAGATCTAACCATCCGCAACATCTGTGGCTTCGATACCATTGATGATGCGTTGGAATTTCTTAGGAAAGAGCTG AGGGAGATGCGGTTCCAGGACAACTGTCTGGCTCGGCAGCTGATCCGTCTGCGTGTGGAGATCCACCGGCTGAAGGTGGAGCAGGTGTGTCACTGTCACAAGGAGATGCTGGACAACGCCACCTACGAGCTGGAGGAGTGTGGTGAGGAGTCTGACCTGCTCTGTGACATCCCCATGAAGGCTGCCTTtgccctctccacccccctcaaACACCTTGGCCTCACCAAGATGAACATCAACTTCCGACGcttctccctctgttaa
- the zgc:154055 gene encoding myotubularin-related protein 9 isoform X1, with translation MEFSEHIKTANVEDVVLRRPFHPPMKGTLCVTGHHLLFSNRDGDSSRLVLLLLRNIDAIEKSVENLLGYSSLFSSTGQSQRPSGSSGTITLKCKDLCVLQLDIPGMEECLNIARSIESLSSLDSVSDMYPFFYRPLKLSLQDQWGLSSPEQDYAQMEELQDRWRLSHVNRDYSVCPSYPPAVIVPHSVDDKTLVKVAKFRHGGRFPVLCYYHRKNGMVIMRSSQPLTGANRKRCREDELLLQAVIDGSGLGYIIDTRSNQQAQQARMTGGGFESKSSYSCWKRLHRQLERGKVLQESLIKLVEACGDDSHSVDRWLSKLENSKWLSHVHTALATAGLLAECVERDGHSVLVHGSEGTDTTLLVSSLAQLILDPNTRTLAGFLGLLEREWLQAGHPFQQRCAHSAYSHARLRLEAPVFVLLLDCVWQLARQFPLAMGFSEPLLLRLAMEVYASDYGTFLCNSDQERCAAGVKERTHCLFQSLLRPSERERYSNPLYEPTELAIWPSVQPQSLQLWRGLFLRWTQHAVHLEEAQVELRNLVIECRGAS, from the exons ATGGAGTTTTCAGAGCATATAAAGACTGCTAACGTTGAAGATGTCGTTCTGAGACGCCCGTTTCATCCACCGATGAAAGGAACGTTATGTGTCACCGGCCACCACCTCCTCTTCTCAAACAGAGATGGAGACAGCTCGCGGCTAGTCTTGTTACTTCTCAGAAACATCGATGCCATAGAGAAAAG TGTGGAAAACCTGTTGGGCTATTCCAGCCTGTTCTCTAGTACAGGCCAGAGTCAAAG GCCTTCGGGGTCCTCTGGAACAATCACCCTCAAGTGTAAGGACCTGTGTGTTCTCCAGCTGGACATTCCAGGCATGGAGGAGTGCCTGAACATTGCCCGTTCCATTGAG tctctctcttctctggacAGTGTGTCCGATATGTATCCATTCTTCTACAGACCGCTTAAACTCAGTCTGCAGGACCAGTGGGGCCTCTCATCGCCTGAACAGGACTACGCTCAAATGGAGGAACTA CAGGACAGGTGGAGACTGAGTCATGTGAACAGGGACTACTCTGTGTGTCCCTCCTACCCTCCTGCTGTTATTGTCCCTCACTCCGTAGATGATAAGACACTGGTGAAGGTGGCCAAGTTCAGACATGGGGGCCGCTTCCCTGTCCTCTGTTATTACCACAGGAAAAATGGCATG GTCATCATGCGCAGCAGCCAACCCCTGACAGGAGCCAATAGGAAGCGCTGTAGAGAGGATGAGCTCCTCCTCCAGGCGGTGATTGACGGCTCTGGGCTGGGTTACATCATTGACACCCGCTCCAACCAACAGGCTCAGCAGGCCAGGATGACAGGGGGCGGGTTTGAATCCAAATCTAGCTACAGTTGCTGGAAGAGACTGCACCGCCAACTGGaaag GGGGAAGGTGCTCCAGGAGAGTCTGATAAAGTTGGTGGAGGCCTGTGGGGATGACTCCCATAGTGTGGACCGCTGGCTCAGCAAGCTGGAGAACTCCAAGTGGCTCTCTCACGTCCACACTGCCCTGGCCACAGCAGGCCTACTGGCAGAGTGTGTGGAGAG GGATGGCCACTCTGTTCTAGTCCATGGCTCAGAAGGCACAGACACCACCCTTCTGGTGAGCTCTTTGGCCCAGCTCATCCTGGACCCCAACACACGCACACTGGCCGGCTTCCTGGGCCTCCTGGAGAGGGAGTGGCTACAG GCAGGTCACCCGTTCCAGCAGCGCTGTGCCCACTCGGCATACTCCCACGCCCGTCTGAGGCTGGAGGCTCCAGTGTTCGTGCTGCTGCTGGACTGTGTGTGGCAGCTGGCCCGACAGTTCCCGCTGGCCATGGGCTTCTCTGAGCCTCTGCTACTGCGGCTGGCCATGGAGGTCTACGCCTCAGACTACGGCACCTTCCTCTGCAACAGCGACCAGGAGAG gtGTGCTGCAGGGGTGAAGGAGAGAACCCACTGTCTGTTCCAGTCCCTCCTGAGGCCCAGTGAGAGGGAGCGTTACTCTAACCCCCTGTATGAGCCCACTGAGCTGGCCATCTGGCCCTCCGTCCAGCCACAGTCCCTGCAGCTCTGGAGAG GTCTGTTCCTGCGATGGACCCAACATGCTGTGCACCTAGAGGAGGCTCAGGTGGAGTTGCGGAACCTTGTCATTGAGTGCCGTGGGGCAAGTTGA
- the zgc:154055 gene encoding myotubularin-related protein 9 isoform X4, which yields MEFSEHIKTANVEDVVLRRPFHPPMKGTLCVTGHHLLFSNRDGDSSRLVLLLLRNIDAIEKRPSGSSGTITLKCKDLCVLQLDIPGMEECLNIARSIESLSSLDSVSDMYPFFYRPLKLSLQDQWGLSSPEQDYAQMEELDRWRLSHVNRDYSVCPSYPPAVIVPHSVDDKTLVKVAKFRHGGRFPVLCYYHRKNGMVIMRSSQPLTGANRKRCREDELLLQAVIDGSGLGYIIDTRSNQQAQQARMTGGGFESKSSYSCWKRLHRQLERGKVLQESLIKLVEACGDDSHSVDRWLSKLENSKWLSHVHTALATAGLLAECVERDGHSVLVHGSEGTDTTLLVSSLAQLILDPNTRTLAGFLGLLEREWLQAGHPFQQRCAHSAYSHARLRLEAPVFVLLLDCVWQLARQFPLAMGFSEPLLLRLAMEVYASDYGTFLCNSDQERCAAGVKERTHCLFQSLLRPSERERYSNPLYEPTELAIWPSVQPQSLQLWRGLFLRWTQHAVHLEEAQVELRNLVIECRGAS from the exons ATGGAGTTTTCAGAGCATATAAAGACTGCTAACGTTGAAGATGTCGTTCTGAGACGCCCGTTTCATCCACCGATGAAAGGAACGTTATGTGTCACCGGCCACCACCTCCTCTTCTCAAACAGAGATGGAGACAGCTCGCGGCTAGTCTTGTTACTTCTCAGAAACATCGATGCCATAGAGAAAAG GCCTTCGGGGTCCTCTGGAACAATCACCCTCAAGTGTAAGGACCTGTGTGTTCTCCAGCTGGACATTCCAGGCATGGAGGAGTGCCTGAACATTGCCCGTTCCATTGAG tctctctcttctctggacAGTGTGTCCGATATGTATCCATTCTTCTACAGACCGCTTAAACTCAGTCTGCAGGACCAGTGGGGCCTCTCATCGCCTGAACAGGACTACGCTCAAATGGAGGAACTA GACAGGTGGAGACTGAGTCATGTGAACAGGGACTACTCTGTGTGTCCCTCCTACCCTCCTGCTGTTATTGTCCCTCACTCCGTAGATGATAAGACACTGGTGAAGGTGGCCAAGTTCAGACATGGGGGCCGCTTCCCTGTCCTCTGTTATTACCACAGGAAAAATGGCATG GTCATCATGCGCAGCAGCCAACCCCTGACAGGAGCCAATAGGAAGCGCTGTAGAGAGGATGAGCTCCTCCTCCAGGCGGTGATTGACGGCTCTGGGCTGGGTTACATCATTGACACCCGCTCCAACCAACAGGCTCAGCAGGCCAGGATGACAGGGGGCGGGTTTGAATCCAAATCTAGCTACAGTTGCTGGAAGAGACTGCACCGCCAACTGGaaag GGGGAAGGTGCTCCAGGAGAGTCTGATAAAGTTGGTGGAGGCCTGTGGGGATGACTCCCATAGTGTGGACCGCTGGCTCAGCAAGCTGGAGAACTCCAAGTGGCTCTCTCACGTCCACACTGCCCTGGCCACAGCAGGCCTACTGGCAGAGTGTGTGGAGAG GGATGGCCACTCTGTTCTAGTCCATGGCTCAGAAGGCACAGACACCACCCTTCTGGTGAGCTCTTTGGCCCAGCTCATCCTGGACCCCAACACACGCACACTGGCCGGCTTCCTGGGCCTCCTGGAGAGGGAGTGGCTACAG GCAGGTCACCCGTTCCAGCAGCGCTGTGCCCACTCGGCATACTCCCACGCCCGTCTGAGGCTGGAGGCTCCAGTGTTCGTGCTGCTGCTGGACTGTGTGTGGCAGCTGGCCCGACAGTTCCCGCTGGCCATGGGCTTCTCTGAGCCTCTGCTACTGCGGCTGGCCATGGAGGTCTACGCCTCAGACTACGGCACCTTCCTCTGCAACAGCGACCAGGAGAG gtGTGCTGCAGGGGTGAAGGAGAGAACCCACTGTCTGTTCCAGTCCCTCCTGAGGCCCAGTGAGAGGGAGCGTTACTCTAACCCCCTGTATGAGCCCACTGAGCTGGCCATCTGGCCCTCCGTCCAGCCACAGTCCCTGCAGCTCTGGAGAG GTCTGTTCCTGCGATGGACCCAACATGCTGTGCACCTAGAGGAGGCTCAGGTGGAGTTGCGGAACCTTGTCATTGAGTGCCGTGGGGCAAGTTGA
- the zgc:154055 gene encoding myotubularin-related protein 9 isoform X3: MEFSEHIKTANVEDVVLRRPFHPPMKGTLCVTGHHLLFSNRDGDSSRLVLLLLRNIDAIEKRPSGSSGTITLKCKDLCVLQLDIPGMEECLNIARSIESLSSLDSVSDMYPFFYRPLKLSLQDQWGLSSPEQDYAQMEELQDRWRLSHVNRDYSVCPSYPPAVIVPHSVDDKTLVKVAKFRHGGRFPVLCYYHRKNGMVIMRSSQPLTGANRKRCREDELLLQAVIDGSGLGYIIDTRSNQQAQQARMTGGGFESKSSYSCWKRLHRQLERGKVLQESLIKLVEACGDDSHSVDRWLSKLENSKWLSHVHTALATAGLLAECVERDGHSVLVHGSEGTDTTLLVSSLAQLILDPNTRTLAGFLGLLEREWLQAGHPFQQRCAHSAYSHARLRLEAPVFVLLLDCVWQLARQFPLAMGFSEPLLLRLAMEVYASDYGTFLCNSDQERCAAGVKERTHCLFQSLLRPSERERYSNPLYEPTELAIWPSVQPQSLQLWRGLFLRWTQHAVHLEEAQVELRNLVIECRGAS; this comes from the exons ATGGAGTTTTCAGAGCATATAAAGACTGCTAACGTTGAAGATGTCGTTCTGAGACGCCCGTTTCATCCACCGATGAAAGGAACGTTATGTGTCACCGGCCACCACCTCCTCTTCTCAAACAGAGATGGAGACAGCTCGCGGCTAGTCTTGTTACTTCTCAGAAACATCGATGCCATAGAGAAAAG GCCTTCGGGGTCCTCTGGAACAATCACCCTCAAGTGTAAGGACCTGTGTGTTCTCCAGCTGGACATTCCAGGCATGGAGGAGTGCCTGAACATTGCCCGTTCCATTGAG tctctctcttctctggacAGTGTGTCCGATATGTATCCATTCTTCTACAGACCGCTTAAACTCAGTCTGCAGGACCAGTGGGGCCTCTCATCGCCTGAACAGGACTACGCTCAAATGGAGGAACTA CAGGACAGGTGGAGACTGAGTCATGTGAACAGGGACTACTCTGTGTGTCCCTCCTACCCTCCTGCTGTTATTGTCCCTCACTCCGTAGATGATAAGACACTGGTGAAGGTGGCCAAGTTCAGACATGGGGGCCGCTTCCCTGTCCTCTGTTATTACCACAGGAAAAATGGCATG GTCATCATGCGCAGCAGCCAACCCCTGACAGGAGCCAATAGGAAGCGCTGTAGAGAGGATGAGCTCCTCCTCCAGGCGGTGATTGACGGCTCTGGGCTGGGTTACATCATTGACACCCGCTCCAACCAACAGGCTCAGCAGGCCAGGATGACAGGGGGCGGGTTTGAATCCAAATCTAGCTACAGTTGCTGGAAGAGACTGCACCGCCAACTGGaaag GGGGAAGGTGCTCCAGGAGAGTCTGATAAAGTTGGTGGAGGCCTGTGGGGATGACTCCCATAGTGTGGACCGCTGGCTCAGCAAGCTGGAGAACTCCAAGTGGCTCTCTCACGTCCACACTGCCCTGGCCACAGCAGGCCTACTGGCAGAGTGTGTGGAGAG GGATGGCCACTCTGTTCTAGTCCATGGCTCAGAAGGCACAGACACCACCCTTCTGGTGAGCTCTTTGGCCCAGCTCATCCTGGACCCCAACACACGCACACTGGCCGGCTTCCTGGGCCTCCTGGAGAGGGAGTGGCTACAG GCAGGTCACCCGTTCCAGCAGCGCTGTGCCCACTCGGCATACTCCCACGCCCGTCTGAGGCTGGAGGCTCCAGTGTTCGTGCTGCTGCTGGACTGTGTGTGGCAGCTGGCCCGACAGTTCCCGCTGGCCATGGGCTTCTCTGAGCCTCTGCTACTGCGGCTGGCCATGGAGGTCTACGCCTCAGACTACGGCACCTTCCTCTGCAACAGCGACCAGGAGAG gtGTGCTGCAGGGGTGAAGGAGAGAACCCACTGTCTGTTCCAGTCCCTCCTGAGGCCCAGTGAGAGGGAGCGTTACTCTAACCCCCTGTATGAGCCCACTGAGCTGGCCATCTGGCCCTCCGTCCAGCCACAGTCCCTGCAGCTCTGGAGAG GTCTGTTCCTGCGATGGACCCAACATGCTGTGCACCTAGAGGAGGCTCAGGTGGAGTTGCGGAACCTTGTCATTGAGTGCCGTGGGGCAAGTTGA
- the zgc:154055 gene encoding myotubularin-related protein 9 isoform X2: MEFSEHIKTANVEDVVLRRPFHPPMKGTLCVTGHHLLFSNRDGDSSRLVLLLLRNIDAIEKSVENLLGYSSLFSSTGQSQRPSGSSGTITLKCKDLCVLQLDIPGMEECLNIARSIESLSSLDSVSDMYPFFYRPLKLSLQDQWGLSSPEQDYAQMEELDRWRLSHVNRDYSVCPSYPPAVIVPHSVDDKTLVKVAKFRHGGRFPVLCYYHRKNGMVIMRSSQPLTGANRKRCREDELLLQAVIDGSGLGYIIDTRSNQQAQQARMTGGGFESKSSYSCWKRLHRQLERGKVLQESLIKLVEACGDDSHSVDRWLSKLENSKWLSHVHTALATAGLLAECVERDGHSVLVHGSEGTDTTLLVSSLAQLILDPNTRTLAGFLGLLEREWLQAGHPFQQRCAHSAYSHARLRLEAPVFVLLLDCVWQLARQFPLAMGFSEPLLLRLAMEVYASDYGTFLCNSDQERCAAGVKERTHCLFQSLLRPSERERYSNPLYEPTELAIWPSVQPQSLQLWRGLFLRWTQHAVHLEEAQVELRNLVIECRGAS; encoded by the exons ATGGAGTTTTCAGAGCATATAAAGACTGCTAACGTTGAAGATGTCGTTCTGAGACGCCCGTTTCATCCACCGATGAAAGGAACGTTATGTGTCACCGGCCACCACCTCCTCTTCTCAAACAGAGATGGAGACAGCTCGCGGCTAGTCTTGTTACTTCTCAGAAACATCGATGCCATAGAGAAAAG TGTGGAAAACCTGTTGGGCTATTCCAGCCTGTTCTCTAGTACAGGCCAGAGTCAAAG GCCTTCGGGGTCCTCTGGAACAATCACCCTCAAGTGTAAGGACCTGTGTGTTCTCCAGCTGGACATTCCAGGCATGGAGGAGTGCCTGAACATTGCCCGTTCCATTGAG tctctctcttctctggacAGTGTGTCCGATATGTATCCATTCTTCTACAGACCGCTTAAACTCAGTCTGCAGGACCAGTGGGGCCTCTCATCGCCTGAACAGGACTACGCTCAAATGGAGGAACTA GACAGGTGGAGACTGAGTCATGTGAACAGGGACTACTCTGTGTGTCCCTCCTACCCTCCTGCTGTTATTGTCCCTCACTCCGTAGATGATAAGACACTGGTGAAGGTGGCCAAGTTCAGACATGGGGGCCGCTTCCCTGTCCTCTGTTATTACCACAGGAAAAATGGCATG GTCATCATGCGCAGCAGCCAACCCCTGACAGGAGCCAATAGGAAGCGCTGTAGAGAGGATGAGCTCCTCCTCCAGGCGGTGATTGACGGCTCTGGGCTGGGTTACATCATTGACACCCGCTCCAACCAACAGGCTCAGCAGGCCAGGATGACAGGGGGCGGGTTTGAATCCAAATCTAGCTACAGTTGCTGGAAGAGACTGCACCGCCAACTGGaaag GGGGAAGGTGCTCCAGGAGAGTCTGATAAAGTTGGTGGAGGCCTGTGGGGATGACTCCCATAGTGTGGACCGCTGGCTCAGCAAGCTGGAGAACTCCAAGTGGCTCTCTCACGTCCACACTGCCCTGGCCACAGCAGGCCTACTGGCAGAGTGTGTGGAGAG GGATGGCCACTCTGTTCTAGTCCATGGCTCAGAAGGCACAGACACCACCCTTCTGGTGAGCTCTTTGGCCCAGCTCATCCTGGACCCCAACACACGCACACTGGCCGGCTTCCTGGGCCTCCTGGAGAGGGAGTGGCTACAG GCAGGTCACCCGTTCCAGCAGCGCTGTGCCCACTCGGCATACTCCCACGCCCGTCTGAGGCTGGAGGCTCCAGTGTTCGTGCTGCTGCTGGACTGTGTGTGGCAGCTGGCCCGACAGTTCCCGCTGGCCATGGGCTTCTCTGAGCCTCTGCTACTGCGGCTGGCCATGGAGGTCTACGCCTCAGACTACGGCACCTTCCTCTGCAACAGCGACCAGGAGAG gtGTGCTGCAGGGGTGAAGGAGAGAACCCACTGTCTGTTCCAGTCCCTCCTGAGGCCCAGTGAGAGGGAGCGTTACTCTAACCCCCTGTATGAGCCCACTGAGCTGGCCATCTGGCCCTCCGTCCAGCCACAGTCCCTGCAGCTCTGGAGAG GTCTGTTCCTGCGATGGACCCAACATGCTGTGCACCTAGAGGAGGCTCAGGTGGAGTTGCGGAACCTTGTCATTGAGTGCCGTGGGGCAAGTTGA